One Solidesulfovibrio fructosivorans JJ] DNA window includes the following coding sequences:
- a CDS encoding ERCC4 domain-containing protein, with translation MRIIADTREQRVFSFAKYEAEVERAALPTADYSLPGFEDRVGIERKELGDLISCLMGANRERFVKELRRLSSYELKAVVVEASMRDVADGQYRSEMRPHAVLQSVFAFQVRYAVPFLFCGDRAGAEYTTFWLLAKYAREIEERMKALTKSQAPAKGEAA, from the coding sequence ATGCGGATCATCGCTGACACCAGGGAGCAACGCGTTTTCTCCTTCGCCAAGTATGAGGCCGAGGTGGAACGCGCCGCCCTGCCGACCGCTGATTACTCGCTGCCGGGCTTCGAGGACCGTGTGGGCATTGAGCGCAAGGAGCTTGGCGACCTCATTTCCTGCCTCATGGGGGCAAACCGGGAACGGTTCGTGAAAGAGCTTCGCCGCCTGTCCTCATACGAGCTCAAGGCCGTGGTGGTCGAGGCATCCATGCGTGACGTGGCGGACGGCCAGTATCGATCGGAAATGCGGCCACACGCCGTGCTTCAGTCGGTCTTCGCCTTCCAGGTGCGCTACGCTGTCCCGTTCCTCTTCTGCGGGGACCGGGCCGGCGCGGAATATACAACCTTCTGGCTCCTGGCGAAGTACGCCCGCGAGATCGAGGAGCGCATGAAGGCCCTGACCAAATCCCAAGCCCCGGCAAAGGGCGAAGCGGCATGA
- a CDS encoding DUF5681 domain-containing protein, whose product MAESPLKKQPKQRGAGKRFEPGQSGNPAGKPKGCRSRATMAAQALIDGKGKEVVEKALDLALAGDGPVLRAILDRLCPVKRDAPVSISLPSMETPADLPKITGAIMQAAAEGKITPSEAAALAGLVEAHRKAIETAELSDRIAKLEERSGL is encoded by the coding sequence ATGGCTGAAAGTCCCCTGAAAAAGCAGCCAAAGCAGCGAGGAGCAGGGAAACGCTTCGAGCCAGGCCAGTCGGGAAACCCGGCAGGTAAGCCCAAGGGGTGCCGCTCCCGTGCCACCATGGCCGCACAAGCCTTGATCGACGGCAAGGGCAAGGAGGTCGTGGAGAAGGCCCTTGATTTGGCCCTGGCCGGTGATGGTCCGGTGCTGCGCGCCATCCTCGACCGGCTTTGTCCCGTCAAGCGCGATGCCCCCGTGTCCATTTCCCTGCCGAGCATGGAGACCCCGGCGGATTTGCCCAAGATCACCGGTGCCATCATGCAGGCCGCCGCCGAAGGAAAGATCACCCCGAGCGAAGCCGCCGCCCTAGCCGGATTGGTGGAAGCGCACCGCAAAGCGATTGAGACGGCCGAACTATCAGACCGCATCGCAAAACTTGAAGAAAGGAGCGGGTTATGA
- a CDS encoding LamG domain-containing protein, which translates to MNVQEWAEYKRTGIIPFADQVFWSLQGDRQRADGLRGLAMQVVNRLKAANATNQIASDSLRLDDGSIIQVNKAYNFIYVTVFCPEKKPLQPGQEPVNIPVLQPGQFYYVPGCIGRYFFGNDDLRNEIYLPPSYFAEGADTMNTGRGMSFLTLKEVGLPYPSASPDGSISRYAKACYLPGANPDLGYSGSRLEMAPPHIPTSGPFSISCVVRLRKEIAIDYTSTSKTKELDCGYQVYNPVKPRFLFSDDGEVWTATCPGSMAPLVGYKIPSRFSTHWVKFTYPWPDYNTNFVTKEEKQIGYREIATVCTDEPLMESDYDTASPYWDKVETGEQETLSGEFQTGWEENAEVANAAPYASFCTFKVDGEHGKAAGTRAVASLSDGSKRYSTVVSYIYEYNEDSSIKDTILTLKDYQYKLYMTEAQPSLTFGSQPFPVNHPQGYMVGMNLLGMAWYNGDRIIAGKISDFQTEYSTQPIVSEPLNIGEWHHVCVTYGESGETRLFVTKLGSKTINITEGTSAQSNFVNTDGWGNSVKIMVGADDWHIAPSEDSEPAKWTSEWIFSAYMDIAMLRFYKRELSKGEARLLLFEAFHGAFVADDLEAAQLQGNGLIPITLQGD; encoded by the coding sequence ATGAATGTCCAAGAATGGGCCGAATACAAGCGCACAGGGATCATCCCCTTTGCCGATCAGGTCTTCTGGAGTCTCCAGGGGGACCGGCAGCGCGCGGACGGCCTGCGGGGTTTGGCCATGCAGGTGGTCAACCGCCTGAAGGCGGCCAACGCGACCAATCAAATCGCCTCGGATTCCCTGCGGCTGGACGACGGCTCCATTATCCAGGTCAACAAGGCGTACAATTTTATCTACGTGACCGTGTTCTGTCCTGAGAAGAAGCCGCTTCAACCCGGGCAGGAGCCTGTGAATATCCCGGTGTTGCAGCCGGGGCAGTTCTACTATGTGCCGGGTTGCATCGGACGATACTTCTTCGGCAATGATGATTTGCGCAATGAAATATACCTCCCGCCCTCATATTTTGCAGAAGGGGCAGACACGATGAATACCGGCCGAGGGATGTCGTTTTTGACACTCAAAGAGGTTGGCCTCCCTTATCCGTCTGCCTCGCCTGACGGCTCCATCTCGCGCTACGCCAAGGCCTGCTATCTCCCTGGTGCCAATCCAGACTTGGGTTACAGTGGGTCGCGCCTGGAAATGGCCCCTCCACACATTCCGACCAGTGGCCCATTTTCCATCTCTTGCGTCGTCAGGCTGCGCAAAGAAATTGCCATCGACTACACGTCCACGAGTAAGACAAAGGAATTAGACTGCGGTTATCAGGTCTATAACCCGGTGAAGCCGCGTTTTCTCTTTTCCGATGATGGCGAGGTGTGGACGGCTACTTGCCCTGGAAGCATGGCCCCGTTGGTGGGCTACAAAATACCTTCGCGCTTCTCTACGCATTGGGTCAAGTTCACCTACCCGTGGCCAGACTACAACACGAATTTTGTCACCAAAGAGGAAAAGCAGATTGGTTACCGCGAGATAGCGACTGTCTGCACGGACGAACCGCTCATGGAATCGGATTACGACACCGCGTCTCCGTATTGGGACAAGGTGGAAACTGGCGAACAGGAAACGCTATCCGGAGAGTTCCAGACGGGATGGGAGGAGAACGCGGAAGTGGCCAACGCCGCGCCCTATGCTTCCTTCTGCACGTTCAAGGTCGATGGCGAACATGGGAAGGCGGCCGGCACGCGCGCGGTTGCCTCGCTTTCCGATGGATCGAAACGCTATTCGACGGTAGTCTCATACATCTACGAGTACAATGAAGATAGTTCAATAAAGGATACCATCCTTACGCTCAAGGACTACCAGTACAAACTCTACATGACGGAAGCGCAGCCGTCTTTGACGTTTGGTTCGCAGCCGTTCCCGGTCAATCACCCACAGGGCTACATGGTGGGTATGAATTTGCTCGGCATGGCATGGTATAACGGGGACCGCATCATTGCCGGGAAGATTTCGGATTTTCAGACCGAGTATTCCACACAGCCCATTGTCTCAGAACCATTGAATATCGGAGAATGGCATCATGTCTGCGTGACCTATGGAGAGAGCGGGGAGACAAGGCTGTTTGTTACAAAACTTGGGTCGAAGACAATCAACATAACTGAGGGAACGTCAGCGCAATCGAATTTTGTAAACACTGACGGTTGGGGCAATTCTGTAAAAATTATGGTCGGCGCTGACGACTGGCACATTGCACCTTCCGAAGACAGCGAACCAGCCAAGTGGACATCGGAATGGATTTTCTCGGCATACATGGACATCGCCATGTTACGATTCTACAAGCGCGAACTTTCAAAGGGAGAGGCTCGGCTTCTACTTTTTGAAGCTTTTCACGGTGCATTTGTAGCTGATGATTTAGAGGCCGCACAGCTACAGGGAAACGGCCTTATACCAATTACCTTGCAGGGGGATTAA